A genomic segment from Polyangium mundeleinium encodes:
- a CDS encoding complex I subunit 4 family protein has protein sequence MPSLLLTIFPPLLGAILVILLPPGNVRWIKGVALFHAALAFIASWSLVPSFDRTTSALQFVAPFPWSPDADGAAALGVDGISFPMVLLTTLVMLIALIASLHNTHRVKGYFAWFLLLEFAVLGVFTSLSWSLFYVFWELTLVPLFFLVSVWGGKNRSAASMSFFLYTLAGSVLMLVAILALHLSVPKHGFGMVEMQNASAGLGRATQVLLFLGLFAGLAVKIPVFPLHGWLPLAYVESEPPVSMVFSAVLAKMGAYGLLRLTALLPAGAESLVPLLFLLGLVNIVYGALLAFRQPDLKTMVAYGSMSHMGFVLIGVSSLNDAGLTGATMQMCTHGVSSAALFLLVGALERRTKTRDVRQYGGLASVTPRFFVALSLALLGSMGLPGLAGFVSELSTLVGTFQRYEYFAGIATVGVLITAGYSMRAIGRLFFGPLNPRWKHLRDLEPRELVAAAPLGLLIVALGVAPRAALDLVAATVSHMATLFHG, from the coding sequence ATGCCGAGCCTTCTCCTGACGATTTTCCCGCCCTTGCTCGGCGCGATCCTCGTCATTCTGCTTCCTCCTGGGAACGTCCGGTGGATCAAAGGCGTCGCCCTCTTCCACGCGGCGCTCGCATTCATCGCGTCGTGGAGCCTCGTCCCGTCGTTCGACAGGACCACCTCCGCGCTCCAGTTCGTCGCGCCATTCCCGTGGTCGCCGGATGCCGATGGCGCCGCCGCGCTGGGCGTCGACGGCATCTCCTTTCCCATGGTGCTCCTGACGACGCTCGTGATGCTGATCGCGCTCATCGCGTCGCTCCACAACACGCACCGCGTGAAGGGGTATTTCGCCTGGTTTTTGCTCCTCGAATTTGCGGTCCTGGGCGTCTTCACCTCGCTCTCGTGGTCGCTCTTTTACGTCTTCTGGGAGCTCACCCTCGTCCCCTTGTTTTTCCTGGTCAGCGTGTGGGGCGGGAAAAACCGGTCGGCCGCGAGCATGAGCTTCTTCCTGTACACGCTCGCCGGCTCCGTCCTCATGCTGGTCGCCATCCTCGCGCTGCACCTCTCGGTGCCGAAGCACGGGTTCGGGATGGTCGAAATGCAGAATGCGAGCGCCGGCCTCGGCCGCGCGACGCAGGTCCTGCTCTTTCTCGGCCTCTTCGCGGGCCTCGCGGTGAAGATCCCCGTCTTCCCGCTGCACGGATGGCTCCCGCTTGCCTACGTCGAATCCGAGCCGCCCGTCAGCATGGTCTTTTCGGCCGTGCTCGCGAAGATGGGCGCGTACGGCCTGCTCCGCCTCACGGCGCTCTTGCCCGCCGGCGCGGAGTCGCTCGTGCCGCTCCTCTTCCTGCTCGGCCTCGTCAACATCGTCTACGGCGCGCTGCTCGCGTTCCGCCAGCCCGATCTCAAGACCATGGTGGCCTATGGCTCGATGAGCCACATGGGCTTCGTCTTGATCGGCGTCTCCTCGCTGAACGACGCTGGCCTCACGGGCGCCACGATGCAGATGTGCACGCACGGCGTCTCCAGCGCCGCGCTCTTCCTCCTCGTCGGCGCGCTCGAGCGCCGCACGAAGACCCGCGATGTGCGCCAGTACGGCGGCCTCGCGAGCGTCACGCCGCGGTTCTTCGTGGCGCTCTCCCTCGCGCTCCTCGGCTCGATGGGTTTGCCCGGGCTCGCCGGGTTCGTCAGCGAGCTGTCCACGCTCGTCGGCACGTTCCAGCGGTACGAATATTTTGCTGGAATCGCGACCGTCGGCGTCCTCATCACGGCCGGATATTCGATGCGCGCCATCGGCCGCCTCTTCTTCGGCCCCTTGAATCCCCGCTGGAAACACCTCCGGGACCTCGAACCGCGGGAGCTCGTCGCTGCCGCGCCGCTCGGGTTGCTCATCGTCGCGCTCGGCGTCGCCCCGCGCGCCGCCCTCGACCTCGTCGCCGCCACGGTCTCGCACATGGCGACGCTCTTCCACGGATGA
- a CDS encoding putative inorganic carbon transporter subunit DabA, producing MRALPSAVTRGISVESRKHLEHQIHHISHVLPGQGPIATFIHHNTLHGFQHLHFEEAVVEARRVLGGRGYLPLDEYRRLYALGRITDADLERARRERNGAAEPEPLLRIGDRTITTRDVERLALLHGLDPLEPGEGAEARFGPDVFSVLRPELSAEAREHLLAAAKREFEAALARIGHDFTVADLLADLLATPVPAAVLEEACLDGSTDESADPDAVPRALETLGIPEEARAGYLDLVRDKLASGPAKNRPERWLEAEVRKVRRVLLAHFGAEGALPAIAERMRRDPEGLAVLSLLRASLASFGLSDPFSPIHAENLTPEEPVGARIEALFERIEHLEAWGGPAIPLDAELAARVRDTVRAHLEERDGALGPHAGAATSEIARLCLTVVHDLGPDHLRRRGFEALRALESAFGGPPSSESLIAELTTRDPRRQMMEHAARRWEEHIGKVGPETCHRDLLLALTGEDIHEKIHPQIMRVTMAFLDEGLAAWHVAGRSLGFYDAFRKMAEHDQFFELEDLPGARDALRELPPLAVDAILQSLERLGVPEPHWGPYLRRICVGLPGLAGMVHWRETHPDYPAQRAHPIDLLQFLAVRLFYEVLFVRRASLRAFGHDGDIDAFRHYFSNHLPELLVRHALFLGELPDFLAERARALFEARSAGAAASDEGALLRLADMVFDLKQSAEHVNGGHSARHHAFRLFLLAQHLGVSPGELRATSLEGATRLLAALDACKPDTLTPLWQYAYEIHYRDGVLEALTQNVRERKPYAGRREAQIVFCMDDREESIRRHIEEMRPSYETFGVAGFFGVAIAYEALGAREAVPLCPIVATPAAQLCEVPRPEAMHAWASRSLRTRALAALRDVIREVTRNPVSSYFVIDILGFFSLFPVLGRLLFPRAFDRMSRRAKDAVLPAVETEVPLDREREKGTEPKQGSLRKTHFTLAEQADRVAALLRNIGLVRDFAPVVMLSGHGSESRNNPHLSAYDCGACGGKHGGPNARVFARMANDPEVRALVRERGIDIPDDTWFLGTEHNTATDEILYFDLGDVPHDVRPAVEKLRGVLQRARERSAHERCRKFESAPKNPTPARALRHVVGRAADLSQARPELGHATIAFAVIGPRSISQGVFLDRRCFLISYDPAIDPEGTILEGTLLAAGPVGAGISLEYYFSTVDNTTYGCGTKVPHNVAGLIGVMEGASGDLRTGLPRQMIEIHEPMRLQMLVVAKTEILGKIYEKQPAIRELVGNAWVHLIAMDPETGACMSFQPGKGFIPWEPQDLPVKTVKASAAWYSGTLDFLPPAFIRPDKPTARGQAAHA from the coding sequence ATGCGCGCACTGCCTTCCGCCGTCACGCGCGGCATCTCGGTCGAATCGAGGAAACACCTCGAACACCAGATCCACCACATCTCCCACGTCCTGCCCGGACAGGGGCCGATCGCGACGTTCATCCACCACAACACGCTCCACGGCTTCCAGCACCTGCATTTCGAGGAGGCCGTCGTGGAGGCGCGCCGCGTGCTCGGCGGACGCGGATACCTGCCGCTCGACGAGTATCGACGGCTCTACGCCCTCGGCCGGATCACCGACGCGGACCTCGAACGCGCGCGCCGCGAGCGAAATGGCGCGGCCGAGCCCGAGCCTCTCCTCCGCATAGGCGATCGAACGATCACCACGCGGGACGTCGAGCGCCTCGCCTTGCTGCACGGCCTCGACCCGCTCGAACCCGGCGAGGGTGCCGAGGCTCGATTCGGGCCGGATGTTTTCTCCGTTCTTCGGCCCGAACTCTCCGCGGAGGCCCGCGAACACCTGCTCGCCGCGGCGAAACGTGAATTCGAGGCCGCGCTCGCGCGTATCGGCCACGATTTCACGGTCGCCGATCTCCTCGCCGATCTCCTCGCCACGCCCGTCCCTGCGGCCGTGCTCGAAGAGGCTTGCCTCGATGGATCGACGGACGAAAGCGCCGATCCCGACGCCGTCCCCCGCGCGCTCGAAACGCTCGGGATCCCCGAGGAGGCGCGGGCCGGCTACCTCGACCTCGTCCGCGACAAACTCGCCTCCGGACCCGCGAAAAACCGCCCCGAGCGCTGGCTCGAAGCCGAGGTGCGCAAGGTGCGCCGGGTGCTGCTCGCCCATTTCGGCGCCGAAGGCGCGCTCCCCGCGATCGCCGAACGAATGCGGCGTGATCCCGAGGGACTCGCCGTCCTCTCCTTGCTCCGCGCGAGCCTCGCGAGCTTTGGTTTGTCCGATCCCTTCTCGCCGATCCACGCCGAGAACCTCACGCCCGAGGAGCCCGTGGGCGCGCGGATCGAGGCGCTCTTCGAACGCATCGAGCACCTCGAAGCCTGGGGCGGCCCGGCCATTCCGCTCGACGCCGAGCTCGCCGCGCGGGTCCGCGACACCGTGCGCGCGCACCTCGAAGAGCGGGACGGCGCGCTCGGTCCCCACGCCGGCGCGGCCACCAGCGAAATCGCGCGTCTCTGCCTCACCGTCGTCCACGACCTCGGCCCCGATCACCTGCGCCGGCGTGGGTTCGAGGCGCTCCGGGCGCTCGAATCCGCGTTTGGCGGGCCGCCGTCGAGCGAAAGCCTGATCGCCGAGCTCACCACGCGCGATCCTCGCCGGCAGATGATGGAGCACGCGGCGCGCCGATGGGAGGAGCACATCGGCAAGGTCGGCCCCGAGACGTGCCACCGCGATTTGCTCCTCGCGCTCACGGGCGAGGACATCCACGAAAAGATTCACCCGCAGATCATGCGCGTGACGATGGCCTTTCTCGACGAGGGCCTCGCGGCCTGGCACGTCGCGGGCCGCTCGCTCGGCTTCTACGACGCGTTCCGCAAGATGGCCGAGCACGACCAATTCTTCGAACTCGAAGATTTGCCGGGGGCCCGCGACGCGCTGCGGGAGCTGCCGCCGCTCGCCGTCGACGCGATCCTCCAGAGCCTCGAACGCCTCGGCGTGCCCGAGCCACACTGGGGGCCGTATCTCCGCCGCATCTGCGTGGGTTTGCCCGGGCTCGCGGGCATGGTGCACTGGCGCGAGACACACCCCGATTATCCGGCGCAGCGAGCGCACCCGATCGACCTCCTCCAGTTCCTCGCGGTGCGCCTCTTCTACGAGGTGCTCTTCGTGCGGCGCGCGTCCTTGCGCGCCTTCGGGCATGACGGCGACATCGACGCCTTCCGCCATTATTTCTCGAACCACCTGCCGGAGCTGCTCGTCCGGCATGCGCTTTTTCTCGGCGAGCTGCCCGATTTCCTCGCCGAGCGCGCGCGCGCCTTGTTCGAGGCGCGATCCGCGGGCGCCGCGGCCAGCGACGAGGGTGCCCTCCTCCGCCTCGCCGACATGGTCTTTGATCTAAAGCAGAGCGCCGAGCACGTGAACGGCGGGCATTCCGCGCGGCATCACGCGTTCCGCCTCTTCTTGCTCGCGCAGCACCTCGGCGTCTCCCCGGGCGAGCTCCGTGCGACCTCGCTCGAAGGCGCCACGCGTCTGCTCGCGGCGCTCGACGCGTGCAAGCCCGACACCCTCACGCCGCTCTGGCAGTATGCCTACGAGATCCATTACCGCGACGGCGTGCTCGAAGCGCTCACCCAAAACGTCCGCGAGCGCAAACCGTATGCGGGCCGGCGCGAGGCGCAGATCGTCTTCTGCATGGACGACCGCGAGGAGTCCATCCGCCGGCACATCGAGGAGATGCGGCCCTCGTACGAGACCTTCGGCGTCGCGGGCTTCTTCGGCGTGGCGATCGCGTACGAGGCGCTCGGCGCGCGCGAGGCCGTGCCGCTCTGTCCGATCGTCGCGACGCCCGCAGCGCAGCTCTGCGAGGTCCCGCGCCCCGAGGCGATGCACGCGTGGGCCTCGCGCTCGCTCCGCACGCGCGCCCTCGCGGCGCTCCGCGACGTCATCCGCGAGGTCACCCGCAATCCCGTCTCGTCCTATTTCGTCATCGACATCCTCGGGTTCTTCTCGCTCTTCCCCGTCCTCGGCCGGCTGCTCTTCCCGCGCGCGTTCGATCGCATGTCGCGGCGCGCGAAGGACGCCGTGCTCCCGGCCGTCGAGACCGAGGTGCCGCTCGATCGGGAGCGCGAAAAAGGTACGGAGCCCAAACAAGGCTCGCTCCGGAAAACCCATTTCACCCTCGCCGAGCAGGCGGATCGGGTGGCGGCGCTCCTCCGAAACATCGGCCTCGTCCGCGACTTCGCGCCGGTCGTCATGCTCTCCGGCCACGGCTCCGAGAGCCGCAACAACCCGCACCTCTCCGCGTACGACTGCGGTGCGTGCGGCGGCAAGCACGGCGGCCCGAATGCCCGCGTCTTCGCGCGCATGGCGAACGATCCCGAGGTCCGCGCCCTTGTGCGGGAGCGGGGCATCGACATCCCGGATGATACGTGGTTCCTGGGAACCGAGCACAACACCGCGACGGACGAGATCCTTTATTTCGACCTCGGCGACGTCCCCCACGACGTCCGCCCCGCCGTGGAAAAGCTCCGCGGCGTGCTCCAACGCGCCCGGGAACGCTCGGCGCACGAGCGGTGCCGCAAGTTCGAATCGGCCCCGAAAAACCCCACCCCGGCCCGCGCGCTCCGGCACGTGGTTGGCCGCGCCGCGGACCTCTCGCAGGCGCGCCCCGAGCTCGGCCACGCGACGATCGCGTTCGCGGTCATCGGACCTCGATCGATCTCGCAGGGCGTCTTCCTCGATCGTCGATGTTTTTTGATCTCGTACGATCCTGCCATCGACCCCGAGGGCACCATCCTCGAAGGCACCCTGCTCGCCGCCGGCCCCGTCGGCGCGGGCATCAGCCTCGAATATTACTTCTCCACGGTCGACAACACGACGTACGGCTGCGGGACGAAGGTCCCCCACAACGTCGCGGGGCTCATCGGCGTGATGGAGGGCGCCTCGGGGGATCTGCGCACGGGTTTGCCCCGGCAGATGATCGAGATCCACGAGCCGATGCGACTCCAGATGCTCGTCGTCGCGAAGACCGAGATCCTCGGCAAGATCTACGAAAAGCAGCCGGCCATCCGCGAGCTCGTAGGCAACGCGTGGGTCCACCTCATCGCGATGGATCCGGAGACGGGCGCATGCATGTCGTTCCAGCCTGGAAAAGGCTTCATCCCATGGGAGCCGCAGGACCTCCCCGTGAAGACGGTGAAGGCCTCCGCGGCCTGGTATTCGGGCACGCTCGACTTCCTCCCCCCGGCGTTCATTCGCCCGGACAAACCCACCGCGCGTGGACAGGCGGCCCATGCTTGA
- a CDS encoding proton-conducting transporter transmembrane domain-containing protein: MLERLAVLIPLLPLVAATLIGLCALRGRPLRERTTSRLALGATLLAFLGAGALLVRSTLGAAPATVFIAPWIETRAYQAPLELLLDPLSASLALLVTGFGALVLKFSTNYMHREAGFPRFFAVMCFFLAAMLLLVLGGNLVMTFVGWEGAGLASYLLIGYHYDRKAPARAATYGFVTNRIGDAAFLCAIFIAWHELGTVSYASLFRAAETTNHGALSALGFCLLVAAAAKSAQLPFSPWISRAMEGPTPSSALFYGAVMVTAGLFLVLRMTPVLVHAPDVLRAMAALGAATALYGGLVSLVQTDAKSGLIFSTVSQLGLMFLAVGLGARGIALFHLFAHALLRGAQFLTAPSTLLLVTRDEPSREERPVAGEVEPAFWLLLAGLLGVLALPFLTEIWAGPDAPLSPGAFLSAAGAGMALFCGGHYLLRFAQRGLANAGNGAEWKTVSSFVEFGPAWIAPAVVGAVSLSLGLAPGGRPHGLFHLVLDPLLKRGGLGRAAHPFWAFGLMLLLGCLLVAGWATALYFHRAAPERPGILPTRLRGLYVTALARFWLEPLYERLLLAPILRLGRALDRLDGSLLDRAFGRPLSPEDAPAPLATFQEKVLAGEIDDADPFAAVRVALERQTTSGAATAHGDEPPPAPGAEDDFARGRGIAGRIVQYAAALAHLIEKHIVRRAIGRGIPITGDLLGRTLDHVEALLERPVVVGALVVLSLFVVVRWAV, encoded by the coding sequence ATGCTTGAACGTCTTGCCGTTCTGATTCCGCTGCTCCCGCTCGTCGCGGCGACGCTCATCGGCCTCTGCGCCCTGCGCGGGCGCCCGCTCCGCGAGCGTACGACGAGCCGGCTCGCGCTCGGCGCGACCTTGCTCGCCTTCCTCGGCGCCGGGGCGCTCCTCGTGCGCTCCACGCTCGGCGCCGCGCCCGCGACGGTCTTCATCGCGCCCTGGATCGAGACCCGCGCCTATCAGGCGCCCCTCGAACTCCTGCTCGATCCGCTCTCGGCGTCGCTCGCGCTGCTCGTCACCGGCTTCGGCGCGCTCGTCCTCAAGTTCTCGACGAACTACATGCACCGCGAGGCCGGCTTTCCCCGGTTCTTCGCGGTGATGTGTTTCTTCCTCGCCGCCATGCTCCTGCTCGTGCTCGGCGGCAACCTCGTGATGACGTTCGTGGGCTGGGAGGGCGCGGGCCTCGCGTCGTACCTGCTCATCGGATATCATTACGATCGCAAAGCACCTGCGCGGGCCGCGACGTACGGGTTCGTGACGAACCGCATCGGCGACGCGGCCTTCCTCTGCGCGATCTTCATCGCCTGGCACGAGCTCGGCACGGTCAGCTATGCGTCGCTGTTCCGCGCCGCGGAGACCACGAACCACGGGGCGCTCTCGGCGCTCGGGTTTTGCCTCCTCGTCGCGGCGGCCGCGAAATCCGCGCAGCTCCCGTTTTCGCCGTGGATCTCGCGCGCCATGGAAGGCCCCACGCCTTCGAGCGCCCTCTTTTACGGCGCCGTCATGGTCACGGCCGGCCTCTTCCTCGTGCTGCGCATGACCCCCGTGCTCGTGCACGCGCCCGACGTGCTCCGCGCCATGGCCGCGCTGGGCGCGGCGACCGCACTGTATGGCGGGCTCGTGAGCCTCGTGCAGACGGACGCGAAGAGCGGCCTCATCTTCTCCACGGTGAGCCAGCTCGGGCTCATGTTCCTCGCGGTCGGGCTCGGGGCCCGCGGCATTGCGCTGTTTCACCTCTTCGCGCACGCGCTCCTCCGCGGCGCGCAGTTCCTCACGGCGCCGAGCACCCTGCTCCTCGTCACACGCGACGAACCGTCCCGCGAAGAGCGCCCCGTCGCGGGCGAGGTCGAGCCGGCCTTCTGGCTCTTGCTTGCGGGGCTGCTCGGCGTCCTCGCCTTGCCCTTCCTCACCGAGATATGGGCAGGCCCGGACGCCCCGCTCTCGCCCGGCGCGTTCCTCTCCGCGGCGGGCGCCGGCATGGCGCTCTTCTGCGGCGGCCATTATCTCCTCCGGTTCGCGCAGCGGGGCCTCGCGAATGCAGGAAATGGCGCCGAGTGGAAGACCGTCTCCTCGTTCGTCGAATTCGGCCCGGCGTGGATCGCCCCCGCGGTCGTCGGCGCCGTCAGCCTCTCGCTCGGCCTTGCGCCCGGCGGACGGCCGCACGGCCTTTTTCACCTCGTCCTCGATCCCTTGCTGAAGCGGGGTGGACTCGGCCGCGCCGCGCATCCTTTCTGGGCCTTTGGCCTCATGCTCCTTCTCGGATGCCTGCTCGTCGCGGGCTGGGCGACGGCGCTTTATTTCCACCGCGCCGCGCCCGAGCGACCTGGCATTTTGCCGACGCGCCTGCGAGGCCTCTACGTCACCGCGCTCGCGCGCTTCTGGCTCGAACCCCTGTACGAGCGCCTCCTCCTCGCGCCCATTCTCCGGCTCGGCCGCGCGCTCGATCGCCTGGACGGCTCGCTCCTCGATCGCGCCTTCGGCCGCCCGCTCTCGCCCGAGGACGCGCCCGCGCCGCTCGCGACGTTCCAAGAAAAAGTCCTCGCCGGCGAGATCGACGACGCCGATCCATTCGCCGCCGTGCGCGTGGCCCTCGAACGCCAGACCACGAGCGGCGCGGCGACGGCGCACGGGGACGAACCTCCGCCCGCGCCCGGCGCCGAGGACGATTTCGCGCGGGGTCGGGGCATCGCGGGCCGGATCGTCCAATACGCGGCGGCGCTCGCGCACCTCATCGAGAAACACATCGTCCGGCGCGCGATCGGCCGCGGCATCCCGATCACCGGCGACCTCCTCGGCCGCACCCTCGATCACGTCGAGGCGCTGCTCGAAAGGCCCGTCGTCGTCGGGGCGCTCGTCGTCCTCTCGCTCTTCGTCGTCGTCCGCTGGGCCGTTTGA